The following is a genomic window from Williamwhitmania taraxaci.
GCTCTGGAGTAAGCAGAACATTAGGCAGAAAGCAGAAATGGAACTGACCGCTGCCACGGTAACGCAACCAACGTTATTCCAAAATACACAGGTTTTAGAAGAGCGCGAAGGCAAAAAACCCACTTCACTCATTGTGATGCCCACTTCGCTGATTCACTCATGGAAAGCAGAGGTAAAGAAGTTTACCCCAAACCTTACCATATATGAGCATACCGGAATAAACAGGGCCCGCGACATTCAACGATTGGGAAAATACGACATTATCCTTACCACCTATGGCGTATTGAGGAACGACGCAGAAATGCTGAGCAAGTTCCGTTTCTACTACGTTATTCTGGATGAGAGCCAGATGATAAAGAATCCCGATTCCAAGGGATACCGCGCCGCCTTAAAGCTGAATACAGAAAATAGGTTAGTGGTTACTGGAACCCCCATCGAAAATAGCCTCAACGACCTCTGGGCGCAGATGAACGTGATAAACCGAGGCATCCTTGGTAACCAAAAAGTTTTCGATGAACAGTTCTCCAACAGCATAAACACCGGAGTTACTGCCTTCGACGAGAAACGACTAAAGTCGATAATTGCCCCATTCATCCTCCGACGAACCAAGGACGAGGTAGCCAAAGACCTCCCAGCCAAAATTGAGAATATTGTCTACTGCGACATGTCCGAAGCGCAGCAAGCCGTATACGAGCACGAAAAGGAGTCCTTTAGACAAAACATCATGGCCAACCTCGACGCCGATGGCCACTCCCGCAACCGCATGAAGATATTCCAAGGGCTTATTCGTCTAAGGCAAGCCGCCTGCCATCCCGCGCTAATTGACGATGGCTTCTGCGGCAACTCAGGGAAGTTTGAAGAAGTAGTGCGTATGATCGATAGCGTTGTATCCGAAGGCCATAAGGTATTGGTATTCTCCTCGTTTGTAAAGCACTTGCGCTTGGTAGAGTCCGAAATAAAGAACCGAGAAATCCCCTACCTCATGCTCACGGGTAGCAGCACCAACCGCGAAGAGTTGGTGAAGAATTTCCAGAACAACGATAAGGTAAAGGTATTCTTGATCTCCTTAAAGGCTGGTGGATTTGGACTCAACCTCACCGCTGCCGATTACGTCTTTCTACTCGACCCATGGTGGAATCCTGCCAGCGAGAATCAAGCGCTCGACCGCGCCCACCGAATTGGTCAAGACCGAAAAGTGTTTGCCTATAGATTCATTACCAGCGGTACCATTGAGGAGAAAATCTTAATTCTCCAGGAGAAGAAGAGTAAGCTGGCCGATACATTTATCAGTTCCAACAATCCCCTTAAAGATCTTAATCGCGATTTGCTCGAATCGCTGCTGGGCTAATTGGTCGTTGACCAAAAATATACCACAAAATAGGAACTCTGTCCAAACAAGTTGGCCAATAGGGTGTTTATGTAGGAAACAACCACTACCCCATGCTCTGTCAAGAAAAACAAGTGGCCATTCACACACAAATCCAAGGCTTTAAAGATTTCGGAATTAAAGTGAAGCAGTTCGCCCCATCGGAAAAGAGACGCACACCCTATCTGAACCACATCGGCACGACAGTAATACCGTTTATTGTAAGTGTACAAAATATACCATCAGTAGTCCAACAAAACACTTTACAGTAAATGCAAAAAGGTAGAACATTGCAACGAACAAAAACCAATAACTACATAAATATGAAAACAACAATCCTTTCATTGCTGGCACTGGCCACAGCTCTTTCGGTAAATGCGCAAGATAAATGGAGCGTAGACAAGTCACACACGAGCGTCAACTTCTCGGTTTCCCACTTGGTGATTACTGATATTGACGGACAATTTAAACGTTATGAAGGTTCTGTGGTATCCCCTTCATCCGACTTTGTTGGAGCCACCGTTAATTTTTCCGTTGATGTGAATAGCATCAATACCAATAACGAGGGTCGCGACAAACATCTGATGGGCGATGATTTTTTCAATGCCGAAAAGTTCCCGAAGATGGTATTTAAGAGTGTTTCCTTTGTGAAGAAAAACGGTAACAAGTATGCTCTCACTGGAGATTTAACCATCCGCGATATAACGAAGCGGGTTACATTTGACGTTAACTACGGTGGAACAGTGAAAGATGCATATGGAAATACAAAAGCAGGATTCAAGGCCACTACGGTTATAGACCGTATCGAATACGGATTGAAGTGGAATGCCCTCATCGAAACTGGTGGAGCTACAGTAGGAAAAGAGGTTACCATAACTGTGAATATTGAACTTTCGAAAGAGAAATAAGGGTCGCTTTGGAAAAAATTGAACAAACGGTAAATGAATTTACTTTATCTTTATAATATATTTGTCACCACAGAGCATTACATCCAATGGTTGTGATAAAAGCAAAGAATTATTAAATAGAACGGTAAGGCGATACAACAGTAGTGTCTCTCGTCCTACAAAACAATAAACCGGCATAGAGACCATGCCAAAACAAAAGCAATTTACTATGATAAAGAAATTAATGATTGGAAGCACATTCGTACTCGGCATGCTAATAGTAGCACAGTTTGCCTCAGCACAAACCAAACTTGAGCGTCCTGCTAAGGTAGGCATTCAAGCAATCGATGATTTTGCTACAAAAAGTTTCGATAGCTACGACGAAAGTGGTAAGATCACGGAAGCCCTCAACGAGGTGAATATTAAAAACAACGATCAAGGAAAAGCCGAATCGGTGACCAATGAAAAAAGCGAACCGATGACCAAGCAAAATGCACTTGCTAAGCTTACCACCCTTGCAGAAAGGCTAAAGAAACAAGAAGCCAATGTGAGCAAGGTAAAGGAGTATCAACAACCTGCTACCGATGCGTTAAAATCGTGCTCGATGCTTCAAAAGCCAAAAGCCACCAAGGCTATTTCCAAAAGCGGCGAAGCCCTTACTAAGGTTACGGACGAAACAAAGAAGCAGCTGGAGATGGTAAACAAAAAACTCGAATTTGTAAAGACCCTGAAAAAATAAGCAAACCATATTCAAACAAAAAAACGCCGATCGGAACGGATCGGCGTTTTTTTATTCTTTTCTCTGACTAAAGTCGAGCCAATAGATTGAGCACATTGTTTTGAATACGCTCTGGTATATCATCAATAGGAGCCTTAACAAACGGTTCGCCAATGATCAGCTCATAAAGTTCAATGTATCGCTGCGAAACGGATTCAACAAAAGCATCAGTCATTTCAGGAACCTGTTGACCCTCTTTGCCCATAAAGCCATTCTCCATTAGCCATTCACGAACAAACTCTTTCGATAACTGACGCTGAGGTTCGCCTTTTCGGAGCAGCTCCTCGTAGCCTTCAGCGTAAAAATAACGGCTCGAATCAGGAGTGTGAATCTCGTCAATCAAATAAATTTTACCGTGACGCTTACCAAACTCATACTTGGTATCCACAAGGATTAGCCCTTTATCAGCAGCCATTTCGGTTCCTTTGGCAAAAATGGCTAAGGTATACTTCTCGAGCAAGGCATAATCCTCGGCCGATACCATGCCGCGAGCAATAATCTCCTCTTTGGAGATATCCTCATCGTGAAATCCTTGATCAGCCTT
Proteins encoded in this region:
- a CDS encoding YceI family protein, translating into MKTTILSLLALATALSVNAQDKWSVDKSHTSVNFSVSHLVITDIDGQFKRYEGSVVSPSSDFVGATVNFSVDVNSINTNNEGRDKHLMGDDFFNAEKFPKMVFKSVSFVKKNGNKYALTGDLTIRDITKRVTFDVNYGGTVKDAYGNTKAGFKATTVIDRIEYGLKWNALIETGGATVGKEVTITVNIELSKEK
- a CDS encoding phosphoribosylaminoimidazolesuccinocarboxamide synthase, whose amino-acid sequence is MEKALVRTNYQFPNQTDVYIGKVRDVYTIKDDYMVMVVSDRISAFDVVLPKGIPYKGQVLNQIASRFLDATAEIVPNWKIASPDPMATIGMRCEPFSVEMIVRAYLCGSAWRSYKSGNREICGVKIPDGMVENQKFPTPIITPTTKADQGFHDEDISKEEIIARGMVSAEDYALLEKYTLAIFAKGTEMAADKGLILVDTKYEFGKRHGKIYLIDEIHTPDSSRYFYAEGYEELLRKGEPQRQLSKEFVREWLMENGFMGKEGQQVPEMTDAFVESVSQRYIELYELIIGEPFVKAPIDDIPERIQNNVLNLLARL